In Falco biarmicus isolate bFalBia1 chromosome 5, bFalBia1.pri, whole genome shotgun sequence, a single genomic region encodes these proteins:
- the DUSP12 gene encoding dual specificity protein phosphatase 12 isoform X1, translating into MAVAPAGGSGGMVPVFPGLYVGGAESCSSPEALAAAGVVAVLTVDAEEPPAVPGVRAMHVRARDEPGADLLSRLDECAAFLGAARAGGGAALVRCQAGLSRSVAVAAAYLMKTEGLGWEEAYAAVRAAKPDAEVNPGFQAQLKLYEAMGCAVDRSSALYRRYRLRSLAERDPELQDLPREVFAVDPTILCQTPNTEVLYRCRKCRRALFRSSSILSHTEGSGPAAFAHKRVTDSAQLCVDGRDKCTSYFIEPVQWMEPALLGVMEGQLLCPKCTSKLGSFSWQGEQCSCGRWVTPAFQIHKSRVDEVKSLASR; encoded by the exons ATGGCGGTGGCCCCGGCTGGCGGGAGCGGCGGGATGGTGCCGGTGTTCCCGGGGCTCTACGTGGGCGGCGCGGAGTCGTGTTCGTCCCCGGAGGCGCTGGCTGCGGCGGGGGTGGTGGCGGTGCTGACGGTGGACGCCGAGGAGCCGCCGGCGGTGCCGGGGGTGCGGGCCATGCACGTCCGGGCGCGGGACGAGCCCGGCGCCGACCTGCTGAGCCGCCTGGATGAGTGCGCGGCCTTCCtcggcgcggcgcgggcgggcggcggcgcggccctcGTCCGCTG CCAGGCCGGGCTGAGCCGCAGCGTGGCCGTGGCCGCCGCCTACCTCATGAAGACGGAGGGGCTCGGCTGGGAGGAGGCCTACGCCGCCGTCCGCGCCGCCAAGCCCGACGCCGA GGTGAACCCCGGCTTCCAGGCGCAGCTGAAGCTCTACGAGGCGATGGGCTGCGCCGTGGACCGCAGCAGCGCGCTGTACAGGCGGTACCGGCTGCGGAGCCTCGCGGAGCGCGACCCCG AACTTCAAGACTTGCCCCGAGAAGTCTTTGCTGTTGATCCAACCATTCTGTGTCAAACTCCAAACACAGAGGTTCTCTACAGGTGCAGGAAATGCAG GCGCGCTCTGTTCCGTAGTTCCAGCATTTTGTCCCACACGGAAGGAAGCGGACCAGCAGCCTTTGCCCACAAGAGGGTAACGGACTCAGCGCAGCTTTGTGTCGATGGCCGTGACAAGTGTACTTCTTACTTCATTGAGCCCGTGCAGTGGATGGAGCCAGCGCTGCTCGGAGTAATGGAAGGACAG CTCCTGTGTCCCAAGTGCACGTCGAAGCTGGGCTCCTTCAGCTGGCAGGGCGAGCAGTGTTCCTGCGGCCGCTGGGTGACGCCTGCCTTCCAGATCCACAAAAGTCGAGTGGATGAAGTGAAGTCGCTTGCCAGTCGGTAA
- the DUSP12 gene encoding dual specificity protein phosphatase 12 isoform X3 — protein MAVAPAGGSGGMVPVFPGLYVGGAESCSSPEALAAAGVVAVLTVDAEEPPAVPGVRAMHVRARDEPGADLLSRLDECAAFLGAARAGGGAALVRWVNPGFQAQLKLYEAMGCAVDRSSALYRRYRLRSLAERDPELQDLPREVFAVDPTILCQTPNTEVLYRCRKCRRALFRSSSILSHTEGSGPAAFAHKRVTDSAQLCVDGRDKCTSYFIEPVQWMEPALLGVMEGQLLCPKCTSKLGSFSWQGEQCSCGRWVTPAFQIHKSRVDEVKSLASR, from the exons ATGGCGGTGGCCCCGGCTGGCGGGAGCGGCGGGATGGTGCCGGTGTTCCCGGGGCTCTACGTGGGCGGCGCGGAGTCGTGTTCGTCCCCGGAGGCGCTGGCTGCGGCGGGGGTGGTGGCGGTGCTGACGGTGGACGCCGAGGAGCCGCCGGCGGTGCCGGGGGTGCGGGCCATGCACGTCCGGGCGCGGGACGAGCCCGGCGCCGACCTGCTGAGCCGCCTGGATGAGTGCGCGGCCTTCCtcggcgcggcgcgggcgggcggcggcgcggccctcGTCCGCTG GGTGAACCCCGGCTTCCAGGCGCAGCTGAAGCTCTACGAGGCGATGGGCTGCGCCGTGGACCGCAGCAGCGCGCTGTACAGGCGGTACCGGCTGCGGAGCCTCGCGGAGCGCGACCCCG AACTTCAAGACTTGCCCCGAGAAGTCTTTGCTGTTGATCCAACCATTCTGTGTCAAACTCCAAACACAGAGGTTCTCTACAGGTGCAGGAAATGCAG GCGCGCTCTGTTCCGTAGTTCCAGCATTTTGTCCCACACGGAAGGAAGCGGACCAGCAGCCTTTGCCCACAAGAGGGTAACGGACTCAGCGCAGCTTTGTGTCGATGGCCGTGACAAGTGTACTTCTTACTTCATTGAGCCCGTGCAGTGGATGGAGCCAGCGCTGCTCGGAGTAATGGAAGGACAG CTCCTGTGTCCCAAGTGCACGTCGAAGCTGGGCTCCTTCAGCTGGCAGGGCGAGCAGTGTTCCTGCGGCCGCTGGGTGACGCCTGCCTTCCAGATCCACAAAAGTCGAGTGGATGAAGTGAAGTCGCTTGCCAGTCGGTAA
- the DUSP12 gene encoding dual specificity protein phosphatase 12 isoform X2, producing MAVAPAGGSGGMVPVFPGLYVGGAESCSSPEALAAAGVVAVLTVDAEEPPAVPGVRAMHVRARDEPGADLLSRLDECAAFLGAARAGGGAALVRCQAGLSRSVAVAAAYLMKTEGLGWEEAYAAVRAAKPDAEVNPGFQAQLKLYEAMGCAVDRSSALYRRYRLRSLAERDPELQDLPREVFAVDPTILCQTPNTEVLYRCRKCRRALFRSSSILSHTEGSGPAAFAHKRVTDSAQLCVDGRDKCTSYFIEPVQWMEPALLGVMEGQPPFASAAACYPPGLSSHAGSAFLPVLQPISLL from the exons ATGGCGGTGGCCCCGGCTGGCGGGAGCGGCGGGATGGTGCCGGTGTTCCCGGGGCTCTACGTGGGCGGCGCGGAGTCGTGTTCGTCCCCGGAGGCGCTGGCTGCGGCGGGGGTGGTGGCGGTGCTGACGGTGGACGCCGAGGAGCCGCCGGCGGTGCCGGGGGTGCGGGCCATGCACGTCCGGGCGCGGGACGAGCCCGGCGCCGACCTGCTGAGCCGCCTGGATGAGTGCGCGGCCTTCCtcggcgcggcgcgggcgggcggcggcgcggccctcGTCCGCTG CCAGGCCGGGCTGAGCCGCAGCGTGGCCGTGGCCGCCGCCTACCTCATGAAGACGGAGGGGCTCGGCTGGGAGGAGGCCTACGCCGCCGTCCGCGCCGCCAAGCCCGACGCCGA GGTGAACCCCGGCTTCCAGGCGCAGCTGAAGCTCTACGAGGCGATGGGCTGCGCCGTGGACCGCAGCAGCGCGCTGTACAGGCGGTACCGGCTGCGGAGCCTCGCGGAGCGCGACCCCG AACTTCAAGACTTGCCCCGAGAAGTCTTTGCTGTTGATCCAACCATTCTGTGTCAAACTCCAAACACAGAGGTTCTCTACAGGTGCAGGAAATGCAG GCGCGCTCTGTTCCGTAGTTCCAGCATTTTGTCCCACACGGAAGGAAGCGGACCAGCAGCCTTTGCCCACAAGAGGGTAACGGACTCAGCGCAGCTTTGTGTCGATGGCCGTGACAAGTGTACTTCTTACTTCATTGAGCCCGTGCAGTGGATGGAGCCAGCGCTGCTCGGAGTAATGGAAGGACAG CCTCCCTTCGCCAGCGCAGCTGCCTGCTACCCgccagggctgagcagccaTGCCGGTTCAGCCTTCTTGCCTGTTCTTCAGCCCATTTCCCTTCTGTGA
- the TENT5C gene encoding terminal nucleotidyltransferase 5C: protein MAGKGSSTDCMSCSVLNWEQVSRLHEVLTEVVPIHGRGNFPTLKISLKDIVQTVRSRLNEAGIVVHDVRLNGSAAGHVLVKDNGLGCKDLDLIFQVSLPSEAEFQLVRDVVLRSLLNFLPEGVSKLKISPVTLKDAYIQKLVKVYTESDRWSLISLSNKHGRNVELKFVDCIRRQFEFSVDSFQIILDSLLFYYDYSETPMSEHFHPTVIGESMYGDFEAAFDHLQNKLIATKNPEEIRGGGLLKYSNLLVRDFRPMDKNEIKTLERYMCSRFFIDFPDILDQQRKLETYLQNHFSKEERSKYDYLMILRRVVNESTVCLMGHERRQTLNLISLLALKVLAEQNIIPNATNVTCYYQPAPYVSDVNFSNYYLANAPVPYSQPYPTWLPCN from the coding sequence ATGGCAGGCAAAGGAAGTAGCACAGACTGCATGTCATGCAGTGTACTGAACTGGGAGCAGGTCAGCCGTCTGCATGAGGTTCTTACAGAGGTGGTTCCGATCCATGGGCGAGGTAACTTCCCGACACTGAAGATATCTCTGAAGGACATTGTTCAGACAGTTCGGAGTAGGCTGAATGAAGCAGGCATTGTGGTACATGATGTCCGCCTGAATGGCTCTGCAGCTGGTCATGTCCTGGTCAAGGATAATGGGCTGGGATGCAAAGACCTCGATCTCATTTTTCAAGTTTCTCTTCCAAGTGAGGCAGAGTTTCAGTTAGTTCGAGATGTGGTCTTGCGGTCCCTCTTGAATTTCTTGCCAGAAGGGGTAAGCAAGCTAAAAATCAGTCCAGTAACACTGAAGGACGCCTACATCCAGAAGCTAGTCAAAGTGTACACAGAGTCTGACCGTTGGAGCTTGATATCACTTTCTAACAAACATGGGAGAAATGTGGAGCTGAAGTTTGTAGACTGTATACGACGGCAGTTTGAGTTCAGTGTGGACTCCTTCCAAATCATATTGGACTCCCTGCTCTTTTACTATGACTACTCAGAAACTCCCATGTCAGAGCACTTCCATCCAACTGTGATTGGGGAGAGCATGTATGGAGATTTTGAAGCAGCTTTTGATCACCTCCAGAACAAGCTGATAGCTACCAAAAATCCTGAAGAGATCAGAGGTGGTGGGCTTCTGAAGTATAGTAACCTCTTAGTACGAGACTTCAGGCCCATGGATAAGAATGAGATCAAAACACTAGAGCGCTACATGTGCTCCCGATTCTTCATAGACTTCCCAGACATCCTGGATCAGCAGCGCAAACTAGAGACCTACCTCCAGAACCACTTCTCCAAAGAAGAGAGGAGCAAATATGACTACCTCATGATTCTGCGCAGGGTGGTGAATGAGAGCACAGTCTGTCTCATGGGACATGAGCGAAGGCAGACTCTCAACTTGATTTCTCTGCTAGCACTCAAGGTGCTGGCAGAGCAAAACATCATCCCTAATGCCACTAATGTTACCTGTTACTACCAGCCGGCACCATATGTCAGTGATGTAAACTTCAGCAACTACTATCTTGCGAATGCTCCTGTGCCGTACAGCCAGCCCTACCCCACTTGGTTGCCTTGCAATTGA